The region GGCAATTACCTCGCACTGCCCAAGAGGATGGGTTTGATCTGCATGTGCACCTCGGAGCTTGCTATGTGGTTTGGGCGTTATTGCATACGGGCAAATCGACACGTTTAATTTGGGCAGGTAGTCGCCCGTTCTTTAGTAGCAACGTGGGGGGGGATCTGCAATTAGAGTTGGAGTTAGCCCTTGATAGTGAGCAGGCGCTTTTGGCGGTACGCTGTCGTGCGATTTTTGATGCAGGCGCGTATGCTATCGGATTGGATGAGGTGATCGATCGGATGATTTGGGCTTTGGGGGTGCGTTACCGTAAGGCGGCGCTAGGGGTGGAGATCAAGGCACGTCAGAGTGCGCAAGAGCCAGCTCTACCTGATGCTACTTTTGGCGTGAGCGCGATCAATTATGCATTAGAACATGCATTAGCGACAATCTATCAACGTCCAAGCCATCGCACCATTCGTGAGTGGACACACTTTCTCTATGGTAAAGGCGATATCGATCTTTTCGATCACGAGTGGCGTCACGATACTTCTTATATCGCATTGATTAAGCGTCTTTATGCGATTTCGGGCTACCCGCGTAAGTACGATGCCTATCAGCGCGAGGCCTCGGCGCGCGAGGCGGTGCAATCTAGCGAACATCTTCAACACTATCGGGGGATTGGGCTGGCGCTGGCGGAGTTGCCATCGGGATTTTTGCGCCATCTTTACGCTCCCATTCGTATGGAGATGACACTAACGCCTGCTCACTGTGTAGAGATTCGCCTCAATGTGGGTGGCCAGCGTGCCTCTTTGTTGACTTATTGGCGAGGTCTCGTCAGCCGTATGCTTCAGATTGATCGGCAATTAGTGGAATTTATGCCGATGCGTAGCCTCTCTTCGGATAAGAAGGAATCTCCTTGTGATGAAGATGTGGCTGGAATGTTGGGAGGTAATGTCCATATGGTTACGGCGATGCTTCAAGATGCCTGTGAGGAGATCCAAAAGCGTCGATTTCGTGAGGGATTACCGATCTCGGTGGCTTTGGTGGATAAGCGATATCGCAAGTGGAAGGATCGCCACTTTGAGGGCGACTTGAGTGAGCGTGTGAGTCGGGCGGCGGTGGTCAGCGAGGTGGAGGTCGACAGCAAGACGATGAATGTCTATACCCGTGCCATCTACCTAGTGGTAGATGCTGGGAAGATCTTATTGCCTGAACAGGCGCGAAATCAGGTAGCCCTGGAGGTAGAGCAGACGCTCAAACAGTTGAGTGTTCGTAAGGAGCATGGGGGAGAGCAACGCGATTATGCCAATGCTTCGCTGGTAACCACGACGCTTTATCCGCAACGTTTACAGATAGAATTTTTAGAGAAACGACAGAATATTCACAGCAAGAGTCGAGGCTTGAGTGGTTTGGTGCAGAGCATCTTACCCGTAGCGCACTTACTGGCGATTAGTCAGGCGCTTCAGCGCTCGATCAGCCATTTGTCGCTACAGAATGAGTCGATTTTCGTACAGTATCAATGGTTAGATATGATGCTAGAGCTGCAGCAGCGCCGACGCCTAGCAGAAAAAGTAGAGGAGCAGTGATGGAGATCTCTTTTTCGTTAAATGACGCACCCATTACGGTGAAGGTTCCGCCTCACTTGCGCTTGAGCGCGCTGTTACGCGATTTGGGACATCAGCAAGGTGCACGCGGTTGTCGGGATGGATCGTGTGGGCGTTGTTTGATTTTTATGGACGATCGATTAATGCATAGTTGTCTTCTCATGGCTTTTGAGGTGCGTAGTACCCAGATTCATAGCGCTAAATATTGGCAGGAGCGTAGGATAATGCGTTATTTTTTATGGGCACAGGCGATGCAACGGCTCTTTTTTTGCGAGGGTTGTCGGGATGCGCGCTTGCTAAGCCTTGTCTATCTCTTAGAAAGAGATGATGCGCCAGTAGAGATGACCGCTTGCGCTTCCATGGTGCAGTGCACGTGTGTTAGCCAGCATGACGTGGCGCGGATCTTTCGGTTAGCTTATCGCTTGAAGGTGCATGATGCAGGGTAACAGATATATCGCCCCCGAAATTCTTGAGCCACTGTCGCTTTCACAGTTGGCGCAAATCATTCATCGACGACCTAGAGCCTTGTTGATGGGGGGTGGGGTGCATGTACGTGTCAATCAAGATAGCGAACTCTTCAGCCTACCTGCCGAGATTGTTCTCTTACACAAAGTCGCAGAGCTTACCCGTCTTACGCGCAACGATCACTTTTTGGAGGTAGGCGCGAGCGTTACCTTACAACACTTTCTGGAGCAAGCGGGTGAGTATTTGCCTCCAATTTTGAGTCAGACAATCAAAGAGATAGCAACGGTTGCTTTACGCAATCAAATGACCATCGCCGGATCGATTGCCTTACCCAATTATCGTAGCGATCTCTTTGTGGTATTGGCGCTCTTGGAGGCCAAGGTGGAGATTCGGGATTTTACGCATCGAGGTGGACGTGGCAAGATCCGTAAAGAGGCACTCCTACGTTTGGTGCGGGAGGGTTTTCTCGACATTGCTAGCGCAGAGGTCATCACCGCGATACGCTTGCCTATCACGCATTGGACGCATTGGCAGTATCGTAAAATTCAGCGTCCCTTCACCAGCGACCAACGTACCCTCATCATTGCCATGGTTGCACGCGTGGAAAAAGCAATGGTGTTAGGATTTCATCTGATTATCTTAACGCATGGGCAACACCTATTTTATGATTATAATCTAAATACACAAGCAATTGGTCGGCGCTATCCGCTTTCGCCCAAAGATCGTGACTATTTTCTTGAGCTCTTGCAAGAGAGCCTCACCACCGACGAAGAGAGCTTCTCCGACTACATGCGCCACGTCATCGAGGAGGTTGTTATCGACTTTTTACAGGGAAGAAATTCCACTTTCCCCCAAGGCTAGCCTTGCATTTTATTCTTCTTTATGTTATTATAAAAGACATGGCGGGATTGGGTAGTAAGATACGAGACTTTTTCACACGTTCGGCATTAAGTACCGACTTTTATGAGGATTTAGAAGATAAATTGATCGAGGCAGATTTAGGCCCTAAGTTGGCAAGTGAGTTGACCCAACTCTTGCGCAAAGCAAAGGCGAAGGATCTCCAAACCTTTACGAAGATTGTCGATGAACGTATCTCTCCTTTAATCACTGCCGAGAAGTTGACTCTCACTCCTGATGGGCTCAATGTTTTGCTTTTTTTAGGGGTTAATGGGGTTGGCAAAACCACCACGATTGCGAAAGTCGCGCACTATTTTCAGCAATCAGGTGTAAAACATATCAGCGCCGCCGCCGGTGATACCTTTCGCGCTGCTGCCAGTGAGCAATTGGGCATTCATGGCGAACGGCTTGGCTTTCGCGTGGTTAAGAGCCATAGCGGAGCCGATTCTGCCTCTGTGGTGCATGACGCGTTAACCGCAGCCCTTGCCCATCAAGATAGACTTTTATTGGTAGATACCGCCGGTCGTATGCATAATAAGAGCGAGCTTTTACACGAGTTGCGTAAGATGGATAAGATTATTCGCCAGCGCGTACCCGAAGAGAATTATAGGCGTATTTTAGTTATCGACGTAAATACCGGGCAAAATTGTCTACGCCAAGCCGAGGTCTTTCATGAAGCCGTGGGGCTTTCGGGAGTAATTGCCAGTAAGTATGACGGCACCGCCAAGGGTGGTGTGTTGGTAGCAATGGCGCGCGATTTACAACTTCCCATCTACTTCTTGGGCACGGGAGAGAGACCAGACGATCTGTCGGTCTTTGATGCGAAAGCATTTATGCGCGACGTTATCGCCATGGATACTTAGTGACGACCTCATGGCATTTTGCTTGAGGGTTGGCTTGGCTTGGTTTCTCTTTCTTTTTCCGCTCTATTCCCAACAACGGATTTTTCGTGCTTCAGCGCTCTTTCAACCAATCGGTGTTGAGGTAACCTCTATTCCTACAACGGGTTATGCGATCATGATTGCGTTCTCGCAAGAGGTGGATAATCTCTTGCGTGAAGAGCGTTGGCATTATTTGGATGGGCAAGAAGTGGCGCGTTGGTATCTCTTTTATTTACCCGATGGGCGAGTGGTACGTCGTGTGCAGATGGATGTAGCACAACGTACGATTTATGATGAGGCGCTGATTTATCGGCAGGATCACCGCTTATGGCTGGTATTGAGCGCCCAACGTAGTTATCTTATTGGGCGTAAGGCACAGAGTTGGCAAGCCCAAGGTGTGCGGCAACGTCTCTCTTTTTTTGATAAAAATGATCCCCAGCAACCGCAAGAATCGCGTAAAAATCCGCCCACTTTTCTCTTAGATAGTAGCGCGATTCAGCAGGTGGAAGAAATTTGGCAGGACGGTGTATTGATCGGCTTACGTTATTATCGGTACGGCGTGTTGGAGCGGGAGCGTCGCTTTTCGAATAAGAATAGATATGAGGAGATCTTTTATCATGCAGGCGAGGCGGTGGTAAAGCGTATTGTTGTCGACGATAAAATTATTGCCGAGGAGGTGATGGATGGCACGCCCTAAATTGATAGCTAGTATTGCTTGGCGCTACTTTTGGCCTAAAGGACGTGGTGCACGCGCGTCAGGTGTGGCTCTAGCGGTGCTGGGGGTGATGATCGGTGTCTTGGCGATGGTCTCGGTGTTGGGGGTGATGAATGGCTTACAACAAGGGTATATCCGTACGATTTTAGAAGTAGAGAGTGGGCATCTGCAGATTTACTCGCATCGCCTGTTGGATAATCAGCAAGATGAGGCGATCTTGGAGCTTTTTGCGAGGCATCGGGTACGTAATTTTTCTGCACGCATGAAAGAGACGACGATGATGCGATCGTTTATTAGTGGCTATCAAGCGGTGCAATTGGTTGGCGTCTCCGAGGCGACATGGAGCGAAGATACGGGTTTGCGTGCACAACTTAATATCAAAAGTGGCTACTTTCCACCTGCGGGTTTTGTGCTTTTGGGCAGTGAACTTGCGACGAAGTTGCGCGTAGATGTGGGAAGCTTGGTAACGATTTTAGTGCTTGCCGAGGGGTCGCTAGAGCCTTATGCGTTGACTTTGGAGGTGAGTGGCCTCTTTAGCAGTGGGTACTACACCTTTGATGCTAATTTGGCGATTCTTAACTTAGATTATATGCGCGAGTTACTGGGATCGGATCGCTCGATTTTTTACACGATTAAATTAGAGGATATGCGAGAGATCAAGAAGTTGGAGTCGCACCTGACTGGGTTAGGTTATGAGGCGCAGAGCTGGCAGGAGTATAATCGCGCATTTTTTGGCGCGCTTCAGTTGGAGAAGAGTTTGATGAGCCTCATGTTGCAACTCATTTTTATTGTTACGGCGATCAATATCTATCAAGGTAGACGGCGGATGATTCTACAAAAAGAGCGCGAGTCGATGATCTTGCGTACCCTAGGTCTTTCGGGTCGAGAGTTACGTATCATCTTTCTTTTACAAGGATTTTTTATCGGGTTATTTGGCACCAGCTTAGGGATTCTTTTTGGCATTGCCCTTGCGTGGAATTTAGATACGGTGATTCAGTGGCTAAGTCTTGCAATCAACCAGATCCTCAATCTCTTTGGCATGCACGTCTACCTTCTGTTTGACAACTCTCTCTTCTATTTACAGAAGATTCCGGTGGAGATTTTTTGGAGTGATATTCTCTTTATTAGCACGAGTGCTATCGGTATTACCTCCTTTGCTGGGTGGATAGCAGGCCGCGCGCCCTTTGCGCGACGACCGTTAGAGTTGTAATTATGTTGTTGCAAGATAGGGCTGAATAAATGCCTCAATAGAGCTTACGATTGCACTTGCCTTGGTGGTTGCCGTACTGCTATCGCGCGCTACAATACTGATATAAAATTTGATTTTTGGCTCGGTACCACTGGGACGCGCGCTAATCAACGTCTCATCTTCAAGCTCAAATTGGAGAAGATTGGTTTTGGGTAGCGTCTCTTTACGAGGAATTTCCGTACCATCGGGATGATAGACTTTCTGGGTACGATAGTTGTAGATCGCTTTGAGTGGGCTCTCTTGCGACCAGACGGGACTATGCTCTGCGATGGCATCCATCATCTGTTGCATCGCTTTTACTCCCGACAATCCCTTAAATGTATAGCTTAATTGCTGATCCCGATGGTAACCATAGGTCAGATAAAGTTGCTCGAGGGTGTCGATAAGGGTCTGTCCCTGCTGGGTATAATACTCTTGCATCAGGGCAACAAGGAGCGCCATCGAGACGGCATCTTTGTCGCGGGCTAAGGGATGAATTAAGTAACCATAGCTCTCTTCACAACCAAAAAGATAGGTGTGGGATTGTTTGGCTTCGCTTTGGGCGATAACCTCGGCGATATGTTTAAAGCCAGTAAGTACGCGCTTTTCGGTAACATGATGGGCTTTGGCAATCTTATTTTGGAGGGGCGAGGTAACCACAGTATTAATGAAGAGCGCATTTTTCGGTAATGTATTTGCTTTTTTCTCGATATCGATGATAAAGTGTAGCGCCAAGACACCAATTTGATTTCCCGTGAGGGTAATAAATTGCCCTTGATGGCGAACTGCTACGCCCAAGCGATCGGCATCAGGGTCGGTAGCTAAGACCAGAGAGGCATCTTGCTCTTTAGCCAGTGTAATCGCCATTTGTAAATTTTCCGCGTCTTCGGGATTGGGTGTCTTTACCGAGGGGAAATTACCATCATACTGCATTTGCGCTTGGGGCATGACGACGTTAAACCCTGCCTGCTCCAAGAGATAACGCACCGGTTCACGCCCCGATCCATGTAAGGGACTATAACAAATGCGATTGGTTATCGGAGTCTTGAGCAATGCGTTCACAGCAAGAATAATCGGTTGCTCGGCGATGGCAGTTTGATATTGATGGAGAATTTCTGTGTCTAACCAGTGCCAAAGTCCCGTCTCTTGCGCCTCGGTTTCGCTTAAAAGAGCGCGTGGTTGAGCTTTTTGAATGGCCATTTCCATCGCCTTGTCGTGGGGAGAAACAACTTGCTCACCGCCATTCCAGTAAACCTTATAGCCGTTGTACTCTTTGGGATTGTGGCTTGCGGTAATCATCACGCCAAAGTCTGCCTTTAACGTACGGATAGCATAACTAAGGAGGGGAACGGGCGTGGGTTGGGCGAAAATCTCCACATGCATGCCGAGGGTAGCGAAGGTTTGGGCGGCGGTGATAGCGAATTCGCGGCTATAGAGCCGTGTGTCGTAGCTAACAACGACACGTGGTGGGTTGTGGTTTAGCGAGGTTACGTATTGCCCAATGCCAAGGCTAACTAAGTGAATCGTGAGCGGATTTATCGTGGTAAATCCCGGTTGCATGATGCCACGTAATCCGCCCGTACCAAATTGAATGGAACCGGCAAATAGCTCCTCTAATTGAGCGGGTTTATTCTCTTGTTGAAGCTTTTTTGCCAATGCTAAAAAGTGCGGATCATGCTCATGTTCTACATAAAATTGAACTCTTTTCTCTAGGTCTGTACTCATCATGATAATAGTATACTATGGAAAGCAAAAAAAAGCGACAAAAATATGTCGCTTTTTATGATAGAAATTTATAGAGAAGGAGTTATTTAGAAGCAAGTCGGCGTTTAATTTCGGTAATTTCATAGGCCTCAAGGATATCACCCAGACGAACATCGGAGTAGCCTTGGAGGGTAACACCACACTCAAAGCCCTCTTTAACCTCTTTAACATCATCTTTTTCACGTTTAAGACCAGCGATAGTACAGTCGCCAACCACCACGCTATCGCGAATGACATGGATACGACTCTTGCGAGTAATCACACCACTAAGCACCATACATCCTGCTATATTACCGACCTTAGAACTAGAGAAGACCTTGCGGATTTCAGCTTGACCGGTAACTTGCTCACGTAGCTCGGGAGAGAGTAGACCTTCGATGGCAAGGGTAATATCCTCAATCACCTCGTAAATGAGGTTGTACTTGCGAATTTCCACCTTCTCTTGATCGGCAAGGAGCTGTGCTTTGGGCGTGGGGCGAACGTGGAAACCAATAATGATCGCGTCGGAGGTGGCGGCGCTCTTGACATCTTGTTCAACAATTGCACCTGCTGCCGCGCTCAATACGGTGAGGCGGATCTCTTGGGTGGAGAGTTTCTCCAGCGATTGCTTGAGTGCCTCAACCGACCCTTGCACGTCGCCCTTGATGATAAGGCGTAACTCTTTTTGATCGAGTTCGGAGATGCTCTCCATAAAGTTTGCCAAGGAGACCTTTTTGATGTTTTTCGCGCCTTCCATCTTGTGGAGCTCTTGGCGTTTGCTGGCAATTTGACGAGCAAACGCCTCATCTTTGGTAACCTGAAAGGGATCGCCTGCTTTGGGCGTGCCTTCGGAGAATCCCGTTATCTCCACGGGTTGGGCAGGGGTTGCACTCTTAATGCGTTGACCCTTATCGTTGTACATGGCACGAATCTTACCGTGATAAATACCGGCAACAAAGGCATCACCCACATTAAGCGTACCTCGACTAAGGAGAACTGTTGCTGCAATTCCTCTCCCAGGATCGATACGTGCCTCGATGACGTGTCCTTCGGCTGCACAGTGGGGGTTGGTCTTAAGCTCCATCACCTCGGCTTGGAGGAGAATCGACTCCAATAATAGGTCAATACCCATGCCGGTGAGCGCAGAGATCGGGACAAAGATGGTGCTTCCGCCCCAACTCTCTGGAGTCAGTTCGAATTCAGCAAGTTGTTGTTGAATTTTCTCCATGCTGGCATCTTGAAGATCCATTTTATTGACCGCAACAATGATCGGCGCTTTGGCCTCTTGGGCTTGACGGATGGCCTCTCTGGTTTGTGGCATAACGCCTTCTGTACCCGAAACAACCAAGACGACAATATCAGTAACCGAAGCACCGCGCTCACGCATGGCGCTAAAGGCTTCGTGTCCGGGGGTGTCTAGGAAGGTAATTTGTTGACCGTTAGGAAGGGTAACTTGATAGGCACCAATATGTTGGGTAATACCTCCGGCCTCTTTGGAGACAACATCAGCGCTACGAATCGCATCGAGGGTTTTGGTTTTACCATGGTCAACGTGTCCCATAATGGTAACAATGGGGGTGCGTGGTAAGAGATCTTCGGGGCGATCAGCTACGGTTTCAATGACGGTTTCATCGTAAAGGGATACGACATTGACCGTGCAGTTGTACTCATCGGCAAGGATGGTGGCGGTGTCGCTGTCAATTTGTCCGTTAATGGTAACCATTACGCCCATACCCATCAATTTGGCGATGAGTTCACTGGCCTTGAGGTTCATTTTACGCGCGAGATCGGCGACGGTAATGCTCTCCATAATGTCGATAGAGCTGGGCACAACCTTGGTGTTGTTGAGCGCTTTGCGTTTCTGTTGAAAGAATTTTTCGCTGTCGCTTTGACTTTTGGATTGATAGCTCTTCTTTCCTTTGGAGGCAGCCCAGCGAGCAGCTCCTGCGCTACGGCTTGTGTCGATGGTCTCGGTTGCCGCCGGCTTAGCTCCGCCTGCGCGTGCTGGTCCTGATCGATTGTAGGTGGATCCGCCACTGTTGGGGCGATTATTATTGTATGGGGAAGAGCCATAGGGCGGACGACCACCACCGGCACTGCCACCACTATAGGGGCGACCAGATTGGGCACCTCCCGTGCGACCATTGGGCGAGGATCCGTAGGGGGGTCTGCCTCCACCCTGATTAGCGCGATCGCGATCGTAGGGTGGGCGACTCCCAGCGGGACGATCCCCTTGTGGGTAGTTTGGGCGGGGGGGACGTTCGCCATTGGGTGAGGAGTTGTAACGATTAGCATAGCTACTAGTGGGGCGTCCCGCATAACTAGAGGTCTGCTCGTAGCGTTGGGTGGTAGCACTACTGGTAGGGCGTGAGCCGTAGCTACTAGAAGATCCATAAGAGGAGGATCGCGTCGTATTGCTAGAGGCGTTACCTGCCAGATTACCAGCACGCTTGTGGGTACGTGGGGTGTCCAAGCTCTGCACATGGGGCGAAGCAGGGGTAGGAGCGTTCTGTTCGCTCTTTTGGTGGGAGGATGGCTTAGGTTTGGACTCCTCTTCTCGACTCTTTTTGGAGACGACGACGACGCGTTTCTTCTTTACATCCTTGACTTGAGCTTGCTCTTCCTTCTTCTCAGGAGCGACCGCTGGTTGCTCTTTGATCTTTTTGTCCTTTTTGATAAGAGGAGCGCCCTCTTTTTTGTCCTTATCGCTTTCGCTTGTCATGCTTACTATTTAACCCTTCCTTATACGTCGACCTTTTACCCAGAGGGGAGAGGTCTCTCTTATTCTATACCATTTTGCAAAGAACGTCTACTACTCCTCGTGCTCTTCTACCTCAAAACTCAAACCAACGCCACAATTGGGGCATTCATGCATCTCCACGGTGATAGGCGATCCACATTCGGGGCACTCGTAGGTCTCTTCTTCGATCTCTTGTTGCTGATGGTGGTGCTCTTCGATTTCGGAGTGGAGATTTAGGATCTCTTGGATGCGTGTGATGTCTTCGGCGGTGATGCCAGCTAGAGACTCAAGACCTTGACCATCGATGAGGGTTTGCAGACCGTCGACAAATTCGATGCCGTTGGAGCTAAGGAGGGCAACAAGGCGCTCGCTTACACCAGGCAGTTCATCAATACGTAGATCGGTTTCGTAGCTATCGTCAAAGAGACCGTCGGGCATGCTTGCTTCGTGGAGATCGATCTCCATATCAGCGACTTGTGCCTCGGTTTTGACATCGATATTCCAGTCGACTAACTTATTAGCTAGGCGGATATTGAGGCCATTTTTCCCGATGGCTAAGCTGAGTTGATCCTCGCCCACAATGGCAAGCGCCTT is a window of Entomospira culicis DNA encoding:
- the ftsY gene encoding signal recognition particle-docking protein FtsY; its protein translation is MAGLGSKIRDFFTRSALSTDFYEDLEDKLIEADLGPKLASELTQLLRKAKAKDLQTFTKIVDERISPLITAEKLTLTPDGLNVLLFLGVNGVGKTTTIAKVAHYFQQSGVKHISAAAGDTFRAAASEQLGIHGERLGFRVVKSHSGADSASVVHDALTAALAHQDRLLLVDTAGRMHNKSELLHELRKMDKIIRQRVPEENYRRILVIDVNTGQNCLRQAEVFHEAVGLSGVIASKYDGTAKGGVLVAMARDLQLPIYFLGTGERPDDLSVFDAKAFMRDVIAMDT
- a CDS encoding FAD binding domain-containing protein translates to MMQGNRYIAPEILEPLSLSQLAQIIHRRPRALLMGGGVHVRVNQDSELFSLPAEIVLLHKVAELTRLTRNDHFLEVGASVTLQHFLEQAGEYLPPILSQTIKEIATVALRNQMTIAGSIALPNYRSDLFVVLALLEAKVEIRDFTHRGGRGKIRKEALLRLVREGFLDIASAEVITAIRLPITHWTHWQYRKIQRPFTSDQRTLIIAMVARVEKAMVLGFHLIILTHGQHLFYDYNLNTQAIGRRYPLSPKDRDYFLELLQESLTTDEESFSDYMRHVIEEVVIDFLQGRNSTFPQG
- a CDS encoding phospho-sugar mutase, producing the protein MMSTDLEKRVQFYVEHEHDPHFLALAKKLQQENKPAQLEELFAGSIQFGTGGLRGIMQPGFTTINPLTIHLVSLGIGQYVTSLNHNPPRVVVSYDTRLYSREFAITAAQTFATLGMHVEIFAQPTPVPLLSYAIRTLKADFGVMITASHNPKEYNGYKVYWNGGEQVVSPHDKAMEMAIQKAQPRALLSETEAQETGLWHWLDTEILHQYQTAIAEQPIILAVNALLKTPITNRICYSPLHGSGREPVRYLLEQAGFNVVMPQAQMQYDGNFPSVKTPNPEDAENLQMAITLAKEQDASLVLATDPDADRLGVAVRHQGQFITLTGNQIGVLALHFIIDIEKKANTLPKNALFINTVVTSPLQNKIAKAHHVTEKRVLTGFKHIAEVIAQSEAKQSHTYLFGCEESYGYLIHPLARDKDAVSMALLVALMQEYYTQQGQTLIDTLEQLYLTYGYHRDQQLSYTFKGLSGVKAMQQMMDAIAEHSPVWSQESPLKAIYNYRTQKVYHPDGTEIPRKETLPKTNLLQFELEDETLISARPSGTEPKIKFYISIVARDSSTATTKASAIVSSIEAFIQPYLATT
- a CDS encoding ABC transporter permease, which gives rise to MARPKLIASIAWRYFWPKGRGARASGVALAVLGVMIGVLAMVSVLGVMNGLQQGYIRTILEVESGHLQIYSHRLLDNQQDEAILELFARHRVRNFSARMKETTMMRSFISGYQAVQLVGVSEATWSEDTGLRAQLNIKSGYFPPAGFVLLGSELATKLRVDVGSLVTILVLAEGSLEPYALTLEVSGLFSSGYYTFDANLAILNLDYMRELLGSDRSIFYTIKLEDMREIKKLESHLTGLGYEAQSWQEYNRAFFGALQLEKSLMSLMLQLIFIVTAINIYQGRRRMILQKERESMILRTLGLSGRELRIIFLLQGFFIGLFGTSLGILFGIALAWNLDTVIQWLSLAINQILNLFGMHVYLLFDNSLFYLQKIPVEIFWSDILFISTSAIGITSFAGWIAGRAPFARRPLEL
- the infB gene encoding translation initiation factor IF-2, with translation MTSESDKDKKEGAPLIKKDKKIKEQPAVAPEKKEEQAQVKDVKKKRVVVVSKKSREEESKPKPSSHQKSEQNAPTPASPHVQSLDTPRTHKRAGNLAGNASSNTTRSSSYGSSSSYGSRPTSSATTQRYEQTSSYAGRPTSSYANRYNSSPNGERPPRPNYPQGDRPAGSRPPYDRDRANQGGGRPPYGSSPNGRTGGAQSGRPYSGGSAGGGRPPYGSSPYNNNRPNSGGSTYNRSGPARAGGAKPAATETIDTSRSAGAARWAASKGKKSYQSKSQSDSEKFFQQKRKALNNTKVVPSSIDIMESITVADLARKMNLKASELIAKLMGMGVMVTINGQIDSDTATILADEYNCTVNVVSLYDETVIETVADRPEDLLPRTPIVTIMGHVDHGKTKTLDAIRSADVVSKEAGGITQHIGAYQVTLPNGQQITFLDTPGHEAFSAMRERGASVTDIVVLVVSGTEGVMPQTREAIRQAQEAKAPIIVAVNKMDLQDASMEKIQQQLAEFELTPESWGGSTIFVPISALTGMGIDLLLESILLQAEVMELKTNPHCAAEGHVIEARIDPGRGIAATVLLSRGTLNVGDAFVAGIYHGKIRAMYNDKGQRIKSATPAQPVEITGFSEGTPKAGDPFQVTKDEAFARQIASKRQELHKMEGAKNIKKVSLANFMESISELDQKELRLIIKGDVQGSVEALKQSLEKLSTQEIRLTVLSAAAGAIVEQDVKSAATSDAIIIGFHVRPTPKAQLLADQEKVEIRKYNLIYEVIEDITLAIEGLLSPELREQVTGQAEIRKVFSSSKVGNIAGCMVLSGVITRKSRIHVIRDSVVVGDCTIAGLKREKDDVKEVKEGFECGVTLQGYSDVRLGDILEAYEITEIKRRLASK
- a CDS encoding molybdopterin cofactor-binding domain-containing protein; this translates as MGQELVYSTAVMHKAQQVVMPVTSYRVGEFRLESSLEAGEYLVASMLEPEQQQTKIGQSRIPLLAHGEVAYVGQPIALLLAPTLWQAHVAREKLAIHYPAHSTSASLQLSPFLRKKVVPTSQSDHFFVQRNVKKGFDLEYIFSTAHQTFSQKYHVDRRNLELENELGVFAGYEDGKVIVYLASIWSNRIRIALMRLFDLSCEELEIRQLPRTAQEDGFDLHVHLGACYVVWALLHTGKSTRLIWAGSRPFFSSNVGGDLQLELELALDSEQALLAVRCRAIFDAGAYAIGLDEVIDRMIWALGVRYRKAALGVEIKARQSAQEPALPDATFGVSAINYALEHALATIYQRPSHRTIREWTHFLYGKGDIDLFDHEWRHDTSYIALIKRLYAISGYPRKYDAYQREASAREAVQSSEHLQHYRGIGLALAELPSGFLRHLYAPIRMEMTLTPAHCVEIRLNVGGQRASLLTYWRGLVSRMLQIDRQLVEFMPMRSLSSDKKESPCDEDVAGMLGGNVHMVTAMLQDACEEIQKRRFREGLPISVALVDKRYRKWKDRHFEGDLSERVSRAAVVSEVEVDSKTMNVYTRAIYLVVDAGKILLPEQARNQVALEVEQTLKQLSVRKEHGGEQRDYANASLVTTTLYPQRLQIEFLEKRQNIHSKSRGLSGLVQSILPVAHLLAISQALQRSISHLSLQNESIFVQYQWLDMMLELQQRRRLAEKVEEQ